A portion of the Gymnogyps californianus isolate 813 chromosome 25, ASM1813914v2, whole genome shotgun sequence genome contains these proteins:
- the STT3A gene encoding dolichyl-diphosphooligosaccharide--protein glycosyltransferase subunit STT3A: MTKLGFLRLSYEKQDTLLKLLILSMAAVLSFSTRLFSVLRFESVIHEFDPYFNYRTTRFLAEEGFYKFHNWFDDRAWYPLGRIIGGTIYPGLMITSAAIYHVLHFFHITIDIRNVCVFLAPLFSSFTTIVTYHLTKELKDAGAGLLAAAMIAVVPGYISRSVAGSYDNEGIAIFCMLLTYYMWIKAVKTGSIYWAAMCALAYFYMVSSWGGYVFLINLIPLHVLVLMLTGRFSHRIYVAYCTVYCLGTILSMQISFVGFQPVLSSEHMAALGVFGLCQIHAFVDYLRSKLNPQQFEILFRSVISLVGFVLLTIGAVLMLTGKISPWTGRFYSLLDPSYAKNNIPIIASVSEHQPTTWSSYYFDLQLLVFMFPVGLYYCFSNLSDARIFIIMYGVTSMYFSAVMVRLMLVLAPVMCILSGIGVSQVLSTYMKNLDISRPDKKSKKQQDSTYPIKNEVASGMILVMAFFLITYTFHSTWVTSEAYSSPSIVLSARGGDGSRIIFDDFREAYYWLRHNTPEDAKVMSWWDYGYQITAMANRTILVDNNTWNNTHISRVGQAMASTEEKAYEIMRELDVSYVLVIFGGLTGYSSDDINKFLWMVRIGGSTDTGRHIKEHDYYTPTGEFRVDREGSPVLLNCLMYKMCYYRFGQVYTEAKRPPGYDRVRNAEIGNKDFELDVLEEAYTTEHWLVRIYKVKDLDNRGLSRT; encoded by the exons ATGACCAAGTTAGGGTTTCTCCGGCTGTCCTACGAGAAGCAAGACACTCTGCTCAAGCTCCTCATCTTGTCGATGGCGGCTGTGCTGT ctTTCTCCACGAGGCTTTTTTCCGTCTTAAGATTCGAAAGCGTCATCCATGAGTTTGACCC GTATTTTAACTACCGCACAACCCGCTTTCTGGCGGAGGAGGGCTTCTATAAATTCCACAACTGGTTTGACGACCGAGCGTGGTACCCCTTGGGCAGGATTATCGGCGGGACCATTTATCCGG GCCTGATGATCACCTCGGCGGCGATTTACCACGTCCTGCACTTCTTCCACATCACCATCGACATCCGAAATGTCTGTGTCTTCCTggctcccctcttctcctctttcaCCACCATCGTGACTTACCACCTCACCAAAGAGCTGAAG GATGCAGGGGCAGGACTCCTCGCTGCTGCCATGATCGCGGTTGTGCCCGGGTACATCTCTCGATCTGTTGCCGGCTCCTACGATAACGAAG GCATCGCCATATTCTGCATGCTGCTAACTTACTACATGTGGATCAAAGCCGTCAAAACTGGCTCCATCTATTGGGCAGCAATGTGCGCTCTTGCCTATTTCTACATG GTCTCCTCGTGGGGTGGCTACGTCTTTCTGATTAACCTCATCCCCTTGCATGTTCTTGTGCTGATGCTGACCGGACGCTTCTCCCACAGGATCTACGTAGCCTATTGCACGGTCTACTGCTTGGGAACCATCCTCTCGATGCAGATCTCCTTTGTTGGCTTCCAG CCTGTCCTCTCCTCGGAGCACATGGCTGCCCTTGGAGTCTTCGGCTTGTGTCAGATCCACGCCTTCGTAGACTACCTTCGGAGCAAACTGAACCCGCAGCAGTTCGAAATCCTCTTCAGGAGCGTCATTTCCCTGGTCGGCTTCGTCCTCCTCACCATCGGCGCCGTGCTGATGCTGACAG GGAAAATCTCCCCGTGGACGGGGCGTTTCTACTCCCTGCTGGATCCTTCCTATGCAAAGAACAACATCCCCATCATCGCCTCCGTCTCCGAGCACCAGCCCACCACTTGGTCCTCCTATTATTTTGACCTGCAGCTTCTCGTTTTCATGTTCCCAG TTGGTCTGTATTACTGCTTCAGCAACCTCTCGGACGCCCGCATTTTTATCATCATGTACGGCGTGACCAGCATGTACTTCTCTGCCGTGATG GTGCGTCTCATGCTGGTGCTGGCCCCGGTGATGTGCATCCTGTCCGGCATCGGGGTTTCTCAGGTGTTGTCCACCTACATGAAGAACCTGGATATCAGCCGACCGGAcaagaagagcaaaaagcagcaagactCCACCTACCCCATCAAAAACGAA GTTGCCAGCGGCATGATCCTGGTCATGGCTTTCTTCCTGATCACCTACACCTTCCATTCCACCTGGGTGACCAGCGAGGCGTACTCCTCCCCTTCCATCGTGCTGTCCGCCCGAGGCGGGGACGGCAGCAGGATCATCTTTGATGACTTCAGAGAAGCTTATTACTGGCTGCGTCACAACACGCCGGAG GACGCGAAGGTGATGTCGTGGTGGGATTACGGGTACCAGATAACCGCCATGGCCAACCGGACcatcctggtggacaacaacACCTGGAACAACACGCACATCTCCCGCGTCGGTCAG GCGATGGCATCGACGGAGGAGAAAGCCTACGAGATCATGAGGGAGCTGGACGTCAGCTACGTGCTGGTAATCTTCGGAGGCCTCACCGGGTATTCATCCGATG ACATCAACAAGTTCCTGTGGATGGTGCGGATCGGGGGCAGCACGGACACGGGGCGCCACATCAAGGAGCACGACTACTACACCCCCACGGGGGAGTTTCGGGTCGACCGCGAGGGCTCCCCGGTGCTCCTCAACTGCCTCATGTACAAGATGTGCTACTACCGCTTCGGCCAGGTCTACACCGAGGCCA AGCGACCGCCGGGCTACGACCGGGTGAGGAACGCCGAAATCGGCAACAAGGACTTCGAGCTGGACGTGCTGGAGGAGGCGTACACCACAGAGCACTGGCTGGTCCGAATATACAAG GTGAAGGATTTGGATAACCGCGGCTTGTCGAGAACGTag
- the CHEK1 gene encoding serine/threonine-protein kinase Chk1 isoform X2 — MAVPFVEDWDLVQTLGEGAYGEVQLAVNRRTEEAVAVKIVDMKRAADCPENIKKEICINKMLNHENVVKFYGHRREGATQYLFLEYCSGGELFDRIEPDIGMPEPEAQRFFQQLIAGVVYLHSIGITHRDLKPENLLLDERDNLKISDFGLATVFKHNGRERLLNKMCGTLPYVAPELLRRPEFRAEPVDVWACGVVLTAMLAGELPWDQPSDSCQEYSDWKERKTYLPPWKKIDSAPLALLHKILTESPTARITIPDIKKDRWYSKPLKKGVKRARVSSGGVADSPGGFSKHVRSDMDFSPVKGALGEEKASYSTSQPEPGTGGALWESGAASIDKLVQGISFSQPACPEHMLVNSQLLGTPGSSQSPWQRLVKRMTRFFTKLDADGSYRALQEVCEKMGYGWKKSCTNQGDGLEFKRHFLKIKGKLSDIVSTQKVWLPAT, encoded by the exons ATGGCGGTGCCCTTCGTGGAGGACTGGGACCTGGTGCAGACGCTGGGCGAGGGCGCCTACGGGGA GGTGCAGCTGGCCGTCAACCGCCGCACCGAGGAAGCCGTGGCCGTGAAAATCGTGGACATGAAGCGAGCGGCCGACTGCCCGGAGAACATCAAGAAGGAAATCTGCATCAACAAGATGCTCAACCACGAGAACGTCGTCAAATTTTATGGGCACCGGCGGGAAGGCGCCACGCAATACCTCTTCCTGGAGTACTGCAGCGGCGGAGAGCTCTTTGACCGCATCG AGCCGGATATCGGGATGCCGGAGCCGGAGGCGCAGCGTTTCTTCCAGCAGCTGATCGCCGGCGTG GTTTATCTGCACAGCATCGGCATCACCCACCGCGACCTGAAGCCGGAGAACCTGCTGCTGGACGAGCGAG ATAACCTGAAAATCTCCGATTTCGGCTTGGCCACCGTCTTCAAGCACAACGGCCGGGAGCGGCTGCTCAACAAGATGTGCGGCACCCTGCCCTACGTGGCCCCCGAGCTGCTGCGGCGCCCCGAGTTCAGGGCTGAGCCCGTCGACGTCTGGGCTTGCGGCGTGGTGCTGACCGCCATGCTGGCCGGAG AACTGCCCTGGGACCAGCCCAGCGATAGCTGCCAGGAATACAGCGactggaaggagaggaagacCTACCTCCCGCCTTGGAAGAAGATCGATTCGGCACCCTTAG CTTTGCTGCACAAGATCCTGACGGAGAGCCCGACGGCGAGGATCACCATCCCCGACATCAAGAAGGACCGGTGGTACAGCAAACCCCTCAAAAAGG GCGTCAAGCGGGCTCGCGTGTCCTCGGGGGGGGTCGCCGACTCCCCCGGCGGCTTCTCCAAGCACGTCCGATCCGATATGGACTTCTCGCCGGTGAAGGGCGCGCTCGG CGAGGAGAAGGCGAGCTACTCCACGTCGCAGCCGGAGCCCGGCACCGGCGGGGCGCTCTGGGAGAGCGGGGCGGCCAGCATCGACAAGCTCGTGCAGGGCATCAGCTTCTCCCAGCCCGCCTGCCCCGAGCACATGCTGGTTAACAGCCAGCTCCTCGGCACCCCGGGCTCCTCCCAG AGCCCGTGGCAGCGGCTGGTGAAGCGGATGACGCGCTTCTTCACCAAACTGGACGCCGACGGCTCTTACCGCGCCCTGCAAGAGGTCTGTGAGAAGATGGGGTACGGCTGGAAGAAGAGCTGCACGAACCAG GGCGACGGCCTGGAGTTCAAGCGGCATTTCCTGAAAATCAAGGGCAAGCTCAGCGACATCGTCAGCACCCAGAAAGTCTGGCTGCCCGCCACCTga
- the CHEK1 gene encoding serine/threonine-protein kinase Chk1 isoform X1, translated as MAVPFVEDWDLVQTLGEGAYGEVQLAVNRRTEEAVAVKIVDMKRAADCPENIKKEICINKMLNHENVVKFYGHRREGATQYLFLEYCSGGELFDRIEPDIGMPEPEAQRFFQQLIAGVVYLHSIGITHRDLKPENLLLDERDNLKISDFGLATVFKHNGRERLLNKMCGTLPYVAPELLRRPEFRAEPVDVWACGVVLTAMLAGELPWDQPSDSCQEYSDWKERKTYLPPWKKIDSAPLALLHKILTESPTARITIPDIKKDRWYSKPLKKGVKRARVSSGGVADSPGGFSKHVRSDMDFSPVKGALGEEKASYSTSQPEPGTGGALWESGAASIDKLVQGISFSQPACPEHMLVNSQLLGTPGSSQSPWQRLVKRMTRFFTKLDADGSYRALQEVCEKMGYGWKKSCTNQVTISTTDRRNNKLIFKVNLVEMESKILVDFRLSKGDGLEFKRHFLKIKGKLSDIVSTQKVWLPAT; from the exons ATGGCGGTGCCCTTCGTGGAGGACTGGGACCTGGTGCAGACGCTGGGCGAGGGCGCCTACGGGGA GGTGCAGCTGGCCGTCAACCGCCGCACCGAGGAAGCCGTGGCCGTGAAAATCGTGGACATGAAGCGAGCGGCCGACTGCCCGGAGAACATCAAGAAGGAAATCTGCATCAACAAGATGCTCAACCACGAGAACGTCGTCAAATTTTATGGGCACCGGCGGGAAGGCGCCACGCAATACCTCTTCCTGGAGTACTGCAGCGGCGGAGAGCTCTTTGACCGCATCG AGCCGGATATCGGGATGCCGGAGCCGGAGGCGCAGCGTTTCTTCCAGCAGCTGATCGCCGGCGTG GTTTATCTGCACAGCATCGGCATCACCCACCGCGACCTGAAGCCGGAGAACCTGCTGCTGGACGAGCGAG ATAACCTGAAAATCTCCGATTTCGGCTTGGCCACCGTCTTCAAGCACAACGGCCGGGAGCGGCTGCTCAACAAGATGTGCGGCACCCTGCCCTACGTGGCCCCCGAGCTGCTGCGGCGCCCCGAGTTCAGGGCTGAGCCCGTCGACGTCTGGGCTTGCGGCGTGGTGCTGACCGCCATGCTGGCCGGAG AACTGCCCTGGGACCAGCCCAGCGATAGCTGCCAGGAATACAGCGactggaaggagaggaagacCTACCTCCCGCCTTGGAAGAAGATCGATTCGGCACCCTTAG CTTTGCTGCACAAGATCCTGACGGAGAGCCCGACGGCGAGGATCACCATCCCCGACATCAAGAAGGACCGGTGGTACAGCAAACCCCTCAAAAAGG GCGTCAAGCGGGCTCGCGTGTCCTCGGGGGGGGTCGCCGACTCCCCCGGCGGCTTCTCCAAGCACGTCCGATCCGATATGGACTTCTCGCCGGTGAAGGGCGCGCTCGG CGAGGAGAAGGCGAGCTACTCCACGTCGCAGCCGGAGCCCGGCACCGGCGGGGCGCTCTGGGAGAGCGGGGCGGCCAGCATCGACAAGCTCGTGCAGGGCATCAGCTTCTCCCAGCCCGCCTGCCCCGAGCACATGCTGGTTAACAGCCAGCTCCTCGGCACCCCGGGCTCCTCCCAG AGCCCGTGGCAGCGGCTGGTGAAGCGGATGACGCGCTTCTTCACCAAACTGGACGCCGACGGCTCTTACCGCGCCCTGCAAGAGGTCTGTGAGAAGATGGGGTACGGCTGGAAGAAGAGCTGCACGAACCAG GTCACCATCTCGACCACGGACAGGAGGAACAACAAACTCATCTTCAAGGTGAACCTGGTGGAGATGGAGAGCAAGATTCTGGTGGATTTTCGCCTCTCCAAG GGCGACGGCCTGGAGTTCAAGCGGCATTTCCTGAAAATCAAGGGCAAGCTCAGCGACATCGTCAGCACCCAGAAAGTCTGGCTGCCCGCCACCTga